One genomic region from Clostridium saccharobutylicum DSM 13864 encodes:
- a CDS encoding LuxR C-terminal-related transcriptional regulator — translation MKNILYTKLIRPKSKDIVHRNKNIKDKLMSISENKLTIVKGGPAVGKSTLISSYIGEQNNYMWLSLDENSDDLSYFWTYLLNGLKENIEDLNFYIDIINPLVKREDIFELVSSLINELIYKEELFIVLDDFHYIENKFLLETIEYFICNSSDNIHFILISRREINIYLGDILMKGGIVDIGGEDFYLSLDEAEEFIKNSSKKIISDELIKEIYLNTEGWIGAIKLLLTILDTNKTIKNLPKNNKLFIDYMNKEIINSLSKDEIDFLVKTSPLNYIDPSIYEYIASKNGFEIIRKLIERNMLIITIDEDKKIFRYHNILRQYLIELFNKYPVKIKNEIIENLTRFLINEKNYDEAISIFINWNVYDKALKIIESNADKIVSIKVVNEFPLQYYRKSIDLTFISIFFNYLNLDYERCYTIINSLGNEINNECLKAVKIFDILAGNGSRSDLDTEFISEIDSDLNIFTKIIYYLLYSCALGIRGEYIKALDMMNIIKRYNKELNNSYVDIICQYNKLSLLEEIGKLNQSEAGYGELCKLISNKNYRYCFDIFRNVGLPGIYIKKLEDQKAENLLIEAIRILNEFNGRTAFALIEKNIEYNLAEVKYIQGNIVECERLVNKIIQNCEDNSSYIEALSLKIILLYSENKIKEEEYNEFINLYEKNYMKSNYYSRIEITYGIVLYNLKRYEESLEVFNKVILICRKNGIGYSLVCCLLWKVILLNKLNSDNIKECINILKEAMFYSRDEDILFPYYNNRKYLKDIITKFKLQLLNDDNNKEFIKKLINLMDIKDESEILSPREIEVLESLIAGLSNKEIGEKLFISISTVKTHIINIYSKLGVKNRVEAVNKGRKIIY, via the coding sequence ATGAAGAATATTCTGTATACAAAGTTAATAAGACCGAAAAGTAAAGATATAGTTCATAGAAATAAAAATATAAAAGATAAACTTATGAGTATATCAGAAAATAAATTAACAATAGTAAAAGGTGGCCCAGCTGTTGGTAAGAGTACTCTTATTTCTAGTTATATAGGTGAACAAAATAATTACATGTGGTTATCGCTTGATGAAAATAGTGATGATTTATCTTATTTTTGGACTTATTTGCTTAATGGATTAAAAGAGAATATTGAGGATTTAAATTTTTATATTGATATTATAAATCCATTGGTTAAGAGAGAAGATATTTTTGAATTAGTATCATCTTTAATTAATGAACTTATTTATAAAGAAGAATTGTTTATAGTATTGGATGATTTTCATTATATAGAAAATAAATTTCTTTTAGAAACTATTGAATATTTTATATGCAATTCATCTGATAACATACATTTTATATTAATATCAAGAAGAGAAATTAATATTTATTTGGGTGATATTCTTATGAAAGGTGGAATTGTTGATATTGGTGGAGAAGATTTTTATCTTTCCTTAGATGAAGCAGAAGAATTTATAAAAAATAGTAGTAAAAAGATTATAAGTGATGAATTAATCAAGGAAATTTATTTGAATACGGAAGGATGGATAGGAGCAATTAAGCTATTATTAACTATATTAGATACAAATAAGACTATAAAAAACTTACCTAAAAACAACAAATTATTTATTGATTATATGAATAAGGAAATCATAAATAGTTTATCAAAAGATGAAATAGATTTTTTGGTTAAAACATCACCTTTAAATTATATAGATCCAAGTATCTATGAGTATATAGCTAGTAAAAATGGGTTTGAAATTATAAGAAAGTTAATAGAAAGGAATATGTTGATTATCACAATAGACGAGGATAAAAAGATATTTAGATATCATAATATATTAAGACAATATCTAATAGAACTTTTTAATAAATATCCAGTGAAAATCAAAAACGAAATTATAGAAAATCTTACACGTTTTTTAATAAATGAAAAGAATTATGATGAAGCTATAAGTATTTTCATAAATTGGAATGTATATGATAAGGCATTAAAAATAATTGAAAGCAATGCAGATAAGATTGTATCAATTAAAGTTGTAAATGAGTTTCCACTGCAATATTACAGGAAAAGCATTGATTTAACTTTTATATCAATCTTTTTTAACTATTTAAATTTGGATTATGAAAGATGTTATACAATAATTAATTCATTAGGAAATGAGATAAATAATGAATGCTTAAAAGCAGTTAAAATATTTGATATTTTAGCAGGCAATGGATCAAGGAGTGACTTAGATACTGAATTCATAAGTGAAATTGATAGCGATTTAAATATATTTACTAAAATAATATATTATCTTTTATATTCATGTGCATTAGGGATTAGAGGAGAATATATAAAAGCCTTAGATATGATGAATATAATAAAAAGATATAATAAAGAATTAAATAATAGCTATGTTGATATAATATGTCAATATAATAAACTTAGTTTATTAGAGGAAATCGGAAAACTAAATCAAAGTGAAGCAGGTTATGGAGAGCTATGTAAACTAATAAGCAATAAAAATTATAGATATTGTTTTGACATTTTTAGAAATGTAGGGTTACCTGGTATTTATATAAAAAAGCTTGAGGATCAAAAAGCGGAAAATTTATTGATTGAAGCAATAAGGATACTCAATGAATTTAATGGAAGAACTGCTTTTGCTTTAATAGAAAAAAACATTGAATATAATTTAGCAGAGGTAAAATATATTCAAGGAAATATAGTTGAATGTGAGCGATTAGTGAATAAAATAATTCAAAATTGTGAAGACAATAGTTCATATATAGAAGCATTGTCTTTGAAAATTATACTGTTGTATTCTGAAAACAAAATAAAGGAAGAGGAGTATAATGAGTTTATTAATCTTTATGAAAAAAATTATATGAAATCAAATTATTATTCCAGGATAGAGATAACATATGGAATTGTTCTTTATAATTTAAAAAGATATGAAGAAAGTTTAGAAGTATTCAATAAAGTTATATTAATATGTAGAAAGAACGGAATAGGATATTCACTTGTATGTTGCTTGTTATGGAAAGTAATACTATTAAATAAGTTAAATTCTGATAATATAAAAGAGTGTATAAATATATTAAAAGAAGCTATGTTTTATTCGAGAGATGAAGATATATTATTTCCTTATTATAACAATAGAAAATATTTAAAGGATATTATAACAAAGTTTAAATTACAATTATTAAATGATGATAACAATAAAGAATTTATTAAAAAGCTGATTAATTTAATGGATATAAAAGATGAAAGTGAAATTTTAAGTCCGAGGGAGATAGAAGTTCTTGAATCTTTAATAGCTGGACTGAGTAATAAGGAAATTGGTGAAAAGCTATTTATATCTATCTCAACAGTAAAAACGCATATTATAAATATATATTCCAAACTTGGTGTTAAAAATAGGGTGGAGGCAGTAAACAAGGGGAGAAAAATAATTTATTAA
- a CDS encoding ABC transporter permease has translation MINVIKVILYRMIKSKSYLVMPIFIIPIVIACSIYFSSSFVTKANIGIVGDYNINFNSEEINIIKLQNKVMLSDLAKNKYDAVISFEDGKAVVDTIKGNDFKNKVEKTINGESVTFKDGEKRGVAANIIGYITMFVILLGVMLYRFFLDDKRGIAKRIISANISYGQYILSHLISVFIIIFIPTSIVTVLCKELFHLDTTVTIFQLIFIILILSLLSSAFGLLISSSVKEMQSASMLSVMINIITTLFAGSFFTVSNNNLITKIGSLLPQKHILDFTIALENNDVITYGNVASVIAITIIMIFCSFLINKYKSYS, from the coding sequence ATGATAAATGTTATTAAAGTAATACTATATAGAATGATAAAAAGCAAATCATACCTGGTGATGCCTATTTTTATAATTCCAATTGTAATAGCCTGTTCTATTTATTTTTCAAGCAGCTTTGTAACAAAAGCTAATATTGGAATTGTGGGAGATTACAATATAAATTTTAATAGTGAGGAAATTAATATAATAAAGCTTCAAAATAAAGTGATGCTTTCAGATTTAGCTAAGAATAAATATGATGCTGTTATATCATTTGAAGATGGAAAAGCAGTGGTAGATACGATAAAAGGAAATGACTTTAAAAACAAAGTAGAAAAAACTATAAATGGTGAAAGTGTTACATTTAAGGATGGTGAAAAAAGAGGTGTAGCAGCCAATATAATTGGATACATAACTATGTTTGTAATCTTATTAGGAGTAATGCTGTATAGATTCTTTTTAGATGATAAAAGAGGCATAGCAAAGAGAATAATAAGTGCAAATATATCTTATGGACAGTATATATTAAGTCATCTAATTTCAGTATTTATTATAATATTTATTCCAACATCAATAGTAACAGTACTATGTAAAGAATTGTTTCATTTAGATACAACTGTAACTATATTTCAACTAATTTTCATAATATTAATTTTATCATTATTATCATCAGCTTTTGGACTTCTTATATCTTCGTCTGTGAAAGAAATGCAAAGTGCAAGTATGTTAAGCGTTATGATTAATATTATAACTACTTTGTTTGCGGGAAGTTTTTTCACTGTATCCAATAATAATCTAATAACTAAGATAGGTAGTTTGTTACCTCAAAAACATATCTTAGATTTTACAATTGCGTTAGAGAATAACGATGTAATAACGTATGGTAATGTAGCTAGTGTTATTGCAATCACCATTATAATGATATTTTGTTCATTTTTAATAAACAAGTATAAATCCTATTCGTAA
- a CDS encoding ABC transporter permease → MTLWKLVKQDFRNLIKTPVIVTCCVIYPWLLITLFGFIFSSLYGGEGVSSYDYYGVTMMIYLIVASLTITPNTFMEKKLRQGNIRIAYAPVSRVSIYISKIISSFLFMGISFSINMTLMNYFKFVNFGGSNFEYVIALFLVFLLFSVTLGGAVCVILKTEELTNMILSNVGSVFALLSGMFFPVDSLGDMVSKLSNLSPLKWILNVTFSVIYDNDFQNYSCIILGLICLSIIFIIVMHFNYKPEDYI, encoded by the coding sequence ATGACTTTATGGAAGCTTGTTAAACAAGATTTTAGAAATTTAATAAAAACACCAGTCATTGTAACATGTTGTGTTATATATCCATGGCTGTTAATTACCTTATTTGGTTTTATATTTTCTAGTCTTTATGGTGGAGAAGGGGTGAGCTCATATGATTATTATGGTGTGACTATGATGATATATTTAATAGTGGCTTCACTTACTATAACACCAAATACTTTTATGGAGAAAAAGCTGCGACAGGGCAACATTAGAATAGCGTATGCACCTGTTTCAAGAGTTTCGATTTATATTTCAAAAATAATATCATCATTTTTATTTATGGGCATTAGTTTTTCTATAAATATGACATTGATGAACTATTTTAAATTTGTTAATTTTGGTGGAAGCAATTTTGAATATGTAATAGCCTTATTTTTAGTATTTTTATTATTTTCAGTGACACTTGGAGGAGCAGTTTGTGTGATTTTAAAGACAGAGGAGTTGACTAATATGATTCTTTCAAATGTAGGAAGTGTTTTTGCATTGCTTTCAGGTATGTTCTTTCCTGTTGATAGTTTAGGTGATATGGTAAGTAAACTATCAAATTTATCACCTTTAAAATGGATATTAAATGTAACTTTCAGTGTAATATATGATAATGATTTTCAAAATTATAGTTGCATAATTTTAGGGTTAATTTGTCTTTCAATTATTTTTATAATAGTTATGCATTTTAACTATAAACCAGAAGATTATATATAA
- a CDS encoding ABC transporter ATP-binding protein, producing MESILEVKDLKKYYKESKAVDGLSFNLYEGEILGLLGPNGAGKSTTINILSTILKHDEGKITFLGIDINDNKKCIKSQLGIVPQELAIFEEISAYRNVEFFTSLYGLSGKKLKSAVLEALKMVGLEDKKNSKPITFSGGMKRRLNIACAIAHKPKILILDEPTVGIDPQSRNHILESIKKLRDYGTTIIYTTHYMEEVEEIADRVIIMDKGTKIAQGTIPELMENYKNTRIYKICINTFYKENFKYDFLYEIEGVQKVEFTHNCFNITTIKEIENLDKIIVSLIDRNMKISHITSEEGNLEMVFLKLTGRKLRD from the coding sequence ATGGAATCAATATTAGAAGTAAAAGATTTAAAAAAATATTATAAAGAAAGTAAGGCTGTAGATGGACTAAGTTTCAATTTATATGAGGGAGAAATATTAGGGCTTTTAGGACCAAATGGTGCAGGAAAAAGCACTACAATAAACATTCTTTCAACTATATTAAAGCATGATGAAGGAAAAATAACGTTTTTGGGGATTGACATAAATGATAATAAAAAATGCATTAAGTCTCAGCTTGGTATAGTGCCTCAGGAATTAGCAATTTTTGAAGAAATATCAGCATATAGAAATGTTGAATTTTTTACATCTTTATATGGATTAAGTGGAAAAAAGTTAAAAAGTGCTGTATTAGAAGCATTAAAAATGGTTGGACTTGAGGATAAAAAGAATAGTAAACCAATAACTTTTTCTGGTGGAATGAAACGAAGACTTAATATAGCTTGTGCAATAGCGCATAAACCCAAAATACTTATATTAGATGAACCTACTGTTGGTATAGATCCGCAGTCTAGAAACCATATATTAGAGTCAATTAAAAAATTAAGAGATTATGGAACAACTATTATATACACTACTCATTACATGGAAGAGGTTGAAGAAATAGCAGACAGAGTAATAATAATGGATAAAGGTACTAAGATAGCACAAGGAACTATACCTGAATTAATGGAGAATTATAAGAATACAAGGATATATAAAATATGTATAAATACTTTTTATAAAGAAAATTTTAAATATGACTTTTTATATGAAATAGAAGGTGTCCAGAAAGTAGAGTTTACTCACAATTGTTTTAATATAACAACAATTAAGGAAATAGAAAATTTGGATAAGATAATTGTAAGTTTAATTGATAGAAATATGAAAATAAGTCATATAACAAGCGAAGAAGGAAATTTGGAAATGGTATTTTTGAAATTAACAGGAAGAAAATTAAGAGATTAG
- the pknB gene encoding Stk1 family PASTA domain-containing Ser/Thr kinase has protein sequence MIGTLLSNRYKILEKIAEGGMGIVYKAKCTLLNRFVAVKILKPEFNNNADFVTRFKREANSIASLSYPTIVSIYDVGSENNINFLVMEYINGKTLKQVIKENVKLDLLTALNITLKIADALEYAHKNNIIHRDVKPDNILITTDNIIKLTDFGIAKISDSLTITNSNKTMGSVHYFSPEQAKGNLVDCRTDLYALGIVMYEMITGQVPYDGESSIAIAMAHIQKAIVPPKEIITNIPENINKIILKALEKDPIDRFQTAKELIEILKKIRINPNLEIDFKNKSTNTTKVMITDETVLLRDEIDDSTISINDPTLSETLVLKDHKAKLSKHNFLNQNWKTLLTIGSFILIIIISILVKYTYDYTADSSKNSKDISSEDITKQKESIKPTTDEKKIVPLLIGKNQDTVEDIITNSGFLLGNITSEYNDTIPSGQVINQSPSADKSCDKDTKIDLVISLGQKTTHIEPQTKSNENVTENSYATPSNNNSNNSNNNNNNNGKGNGKDKQQKDKKLKK, from the coding sequence ATGATAGGAACATTACTTTCAAATAGATATAAAATACTAGAAAAAATTGCAGAAGGCGGTATGGGAATTGTTTATAAAGCAAAGTGTACATTGCTCAATAGATTTGTGGCCGTTAAAATATTAAAACCTGAATTTAATAATAATGCAGATTTTGTCACTAGATTTAAAAGGGAAGCAAATTCAATTGCAAGTTTATCTTATCCAACCATAGTAAGTATTTATGATGTTGGTTCAGAAAATAATATTAATTTCCTAGTTATGGAGTATATTAATGGAAAAACTCTAAAACAAGTAATAAAAGAAAATGTTAAACTTGATCTTTTAACTGCATTGAACATCACTTTAAAAATTGCAGACGCACTTGAATATGCCCATAAAAATAACATAATTCATAGAGATGTTAAACCTGATAATATTTTAATTACAACTGATAACATCATTAAGTTAACTGATTTTGGAATTGCTAAAATTTCAGATTCATTAACTATAACTAATTCTAATAAAACTATGGGTTCTGTACATTATTTTTCTCCAGAACAAGCCAAAGGAAATCTTGTAGATTGTAGAACAGATTTATATGCCTTAGGAATTGTAATGTATGAAATGATAACTGGTCAAGTACCTTATGATGGTGAATCATCAATTGCAATAGCCATGGCGCATATTCAAAAAGCTATTGTTCCGCCTAAAGAAATAATTACTAATATACCTGAAAATATAAATAAAATAATTTTAAAAGCTTTAGAGAAAGATCCAATAGACAGATTTCAAACAGCTAAAGAACTTATTGAAATATTAAAAAAAATTAGAATTAATCCTAATTTAGAAATAGATTTTAAAAATAAATCGACAAATACTACAAAAGTTATGATAACAGATGAAACTGTATTATTACGTGATGAAATTGATGATTCTACAATTTCTATCAATGACCCAACACTATCAGAAACGTTAGTACTTAAAGATCATAAAGCAAAATTATCTAAACATAATTTTCTAAACCAAAACTGGAAAACCTTATTAACTATTGGATCATTTATTTTAATAATTATTATTAGCATTTTAGTTAAATATACTTATGATTATACTGCTGATTCTTCTAAAAATTCAAAAGACATTTCATCTGAAGACATTACAAAACAAAAGGAAAGTATAAAACCAACAACGGATGAAAAAAAGATTGTACCTTTACTTATAGGAAAAAATCAAGATACTGTTGAAGACATTATAACCAATAGTGGATTTTTATTGGGTAATATAACTAGTGAATATAATGATACTATTCCCTCTGGTCAAGTTATCAATCAGTCACCTTCAGCAGATAAATCCTGTGATAAAGATACAAAAATTGATTTAGTTATCAGCTTAGGGCAAAAGACTACCCATATTGAACCTCAAACCAAATCTAACGAGAATGTAACTGAAAATAGCTACGCGACTCCCTCTAATAACAACAGTAACAACAGTAATAATAATAATAATAATAATGGAAAAGGTAATGGTAAAGATAAACAACAGAAAGATAAAAAGTTAAAGAAATAG
- a CDS encoding SIMPL domain-containing protein, producing MYRLEYNDICKLNDYNSEKCENNRVRVFGQGIVNVKPDAAQVVIGVVTENLELEAAQGDNARITSQVINSIWGLGILPQYIQTQNYNIRPNYDYVNGKQVFRDYEVTNSLNILIRNINSVGEVIDTAVKNGANLVSGVNFIVSDAKRYYNEALRLALEDAQNKVRVIANKLNVNMDFIPIKISEQGRENIIPLTAMAFKSTNGTTPIEAGENKITAEIEAVFVYD from the coding sequence ATGTATCGACTAGAATATAATGATATCTGTAAATTGAATGATTATAACAGTGAAAAATGTGAAAATAATAGAGTTAGAGTTTTTGGACAAGGCATAGTAAATGTAAAGCCTGATGCAGCACAAGTTGTAATTGGTGTTGTAACAGAAAATTTGGAATTAGAAGCTGCACAAGGTGACAATGCTAGAATAACCTCTCAGGTTATAAACAGTATCTGGGGGTTAGGTATATTACCACAATATATACAAACGCAAAATTATAATATAAGACCTAACTATGATTATGTAAATGGAAAACAAGTTTTTAGAGATTATGAAGTAACTAACAGCTTAAATATACTTATCAGGAATATTAATTCTGTAGGAGAAGTGATTGATACAGCAGTAAAAAATGGTGCAAATCTTGTAAGTGGAGTCAATTTCATTGTTTCAGATGCAAAAAGATATTATAATGAAGCACTAAGATTGGCTTTAGAAGATGCTCAAAATAAGGTTAGAGTTATAGCTAATAAACTTAATGTAAATATGGACTTTATACCAATTAAAATAAGCGAGCAAGGAAGAGAAAATATAATACCATTAACAGCAATGGCATTTAAATCCACAAATGGAACAACGCCGATTGAAGCTGGAGAAAACAAAATAACGGCAGAAATTGAAGCTGTATTTGTTTATGATTAG
- a CDS encoding flavodoxin family protein, whose amino-acid sequence MKVVAFNGSPKQEGNTFHAIKMVAQELEKEGIDVEIIHVGNKNIRGCLACNGCARNQNEKCVIKDEVNEWIQKMKEADGIILGSPVHYASIGATMKAFLDRAFYVASANNSMLRHKVGASVVAVRRSGGVPTFEQLNQYINYSEMLMPTSNYWNVIHGTAPGEVKGDEEGKQIMRVLGKNMAWLMKLVELGKDQIKEPEKEQKLFTNFIR is encoded by the coding sequence ATGAAAGTAGTTGCATTTAATGGAAGTCCTAAACAAGAAGGAAATACATTCCATGCTATAAAAATGGTTGCACAAGAATTGGAAAAGGAAGGAATAGATGTTGAAATTATTCATGTGGGTAACAAAAATATTAGAGGCTGCCTCGCTTGTAACGGCTGTGCAAGAAATCAAAATGAAAAATGTGTTATTAAAGATGAAGTGAATGAATGGATTCAAAAGATGAAAGAAGCAGATGGTATAATATTAGGCTCTCCGGTACATTATGCATCAATAGGAGCTACAATGAAGGCGTTTTTAGACAGAGCTTTTTATGTTGCAAGTGCAAACAATTCTATGTTAAGACATAAGGTTGGAGCATCAGTTGTTGCTGTAAGACGTTCAGGGGGAGTTCCTACTTTTGAACAATTAAATCAATATATTAATTATTCTGAAATGCTTATGCCAACTTCAAATTATTGGAATGTAATACATGGAACAGCACCTGGTGAAGTTAAAGGCGATGAAGAAGGAAAACAAATAATGAGAGTTCTTGGTAAAAATATGGCTTGGCTTATGAAGCTAGTTGAATTAGGAAAAGATCAGATTAAAGAACCTGAAAAGGAACAGAAATTATTTACAAATTTTATCCGATAA
- a CDS encoding winged helix-turn-helix transcriptional regulator, with protein MIEYKGKSYICALDLGFEMIRGKWKAVILCHLHDGPKRFLELQRITCGVSQKVLSESLKQLESDKIITKHIYAEVPPKVEYLLTEKGQELVPALKIIEQWSKKQFSDLLDK; from the coding sequence TTGATAGAATATAAGGGTAAATCATACATATGTGCTTTGGATCTTGGATTTGAAATGATAAGAGGTAAATGGAAAGCCGTGATCCTATGTCATTTACATGATGGACCAAAAAGATTTTTAGAATTACAAAGAATTACTTGTGGAGTAAGTCAAAAAGTATTAAGTGAATCTTTAAAACAACTTGAAAGCGATAAAATAATAACTAAACATATATATGCAGAAGTACCGCCAAAAGTAGAATATTTACTAACCGAAAAAGGACAAGAACTAGTTCCTGCCTTAAAAATAATTGAACAATGGTCTAAAAAACAATTTTCGGATTTATTAGATAAATAA
- a CDS encoding NUDIX hydrolase has protein sequence MKELLTIYNKNLEEIGIKTRDEVHKKGLRHKVVHCWIIERLKEELLIYLQQRSYRKSDFAGLYDISCAGHIDAGEEVENSMIRELEEELGLHVNKNDLKYIGRKFETYEMKNFSDDEICEMYILEVDKSTIFNLGEEVENMVKLPFSQYKKWVNGELKILEATSIKDNKKVKIYDENICPHIKEYNRQLFEECKII, from the coding sequence ATGAAGGAACTTTTAACAATATATAACAAGAATCTAGAAGAAATAGGAATTAAGACACGAGATGAAGTTCATAAAAAAGGACTAAGACATAAGGTTGTTCACTGTTGGATTATAGAAAGACTTAAAGAAGAGTTATTAATATATCTTCAACAAAGATCTTATAGAAAATCTGATTTTGCAGGATTATATGATATTTCATGTGCGGGTCATATTGATGCAGGTGAAGAAGTAGAAAATTCTATGATACGTGAATTGGAAGAGGAATTGGGACTACATGTAAATAAAAATGATTTAAAATATATAGGAAGAAAATTTGAAACCTATGAAATGAAAAATTTTTCTGATGATGAAATATGTGAAATGTATATTTTAGAAGTAGATAAAAGTACTATTTTTAATTTGGGAGAAGAAGTTGAAAATATGGTAAAGTTACCGTTTAGTCAATATAAAAAATGGGTTAATGGAGAATTGAAAATTCTAGAAGCCACATCAATTAAAGATAATAAGAAAGTGAAAATTTACGATGAAAATATATGCCCTCATATTAAAGAATATAATAGACAATTATTTGAAGAATGTAAAATTATTTAA
- a CDS encoding GNAT family N-acetyltransferase, translated as MNLKKLDNEEIVSVYNNHMKIDFPAQELKPLDVIQKLIKRKIYICYGLYDNDKLLAYAFLITSDLYLLLDYYAVCSECRCKGIGSKFLNMLKEKCKDYEGIIIEVEKIEYAVNESQEAERKRRIDFYKRNGALMTKISSELFNVNFSIMCLLICSIRKDDFIICESLKTIYKQMVPSSLYSKYVKITYDEE; from the coding sequence ATGAATTTAAAAAAATTAGATAATGAGGAAATTGTAAGCGTATATAATAACCATATGAAAATAGATTTTCCTGCTCAGGAATTAAAGCCACTTGATGTAATACAAAAACTTATTAAGAGAAAAATTTATATATGCTATGGTTTGTATGATAATGATAAATTGTTAGCTTATGCATTTCTAATTACTTCAGATTTATATTTGCTACTTGATTACTATGCAGTATGTAGTGAATGTAGATGTAAAGGTATAGGAAGTAAATTTTTAAATATGTTGAAAGAAAAATGTAAGGATTATGAAGGTATAATAATAGAAGTTGAAAAAATTGAGTATGCAGTTAATGAAAGTCAAGAAGCTGAGCGTAAAAGAAGAATTGATTTTTATAAGAGAAATGGAGCGTTAATGACTAAAATTAGTAGTGAATTGTTCAATGTAAATTTTTCTATTATGTGTTTATTAATATGCAGTATTAGAAAAGATGATTTTATTATATGTGAATCATTAAAAACAATTTACAAACAAATGGTTCCAAGTAGCCTTTATTCAAAATATGTAAAGATTACTTATGACGAAGAATAA
- a CDS encoding SoxR reducing system RseC family protein encodes MSIKEQKQTNSNDDNKLEGEKKNTNMLVAAFMMFILPIISVFLGAFIGGYIGKYIGCNIKISEVVGGIVGFVVSAIAIKLFDKSSKADENADKIHWDDL; translated from the coding sequence ATGAGTATTAAAGAACAAAAACAAACTAATAGTAACGATGATAATAAGTTAGAAGGTGAGAAAAAGAATACTAACATGTTAGTTGCTGCTTTTATGATGTTTATTCTTCCAATAATTTCTGTATTTCTTGGTGCATTTATAGGAGGTTATATTGGGAAATATATTGGATGTAATATTAAAATTTCTGAAGTGGTTGGAGGAATAGTAGGTTTTGTAGTATCGGCAATAGCCATAAAGTTATTTGATAAGTCTTCAAAAGCAGATGAAAATGCAGATAAAATTCACTGGGATGATCTATAG
- a CDS encoding thioredoxin family protein — protein MNKLHKDSEIEELIKSNSMSVIYFTGSDCGACEVIKIKIEDILKRFPKIKSGEINTQKHLDLAAKYNIFSVPVFILFIEGKESIRVGRNINLLELELNIKRYYDMIF, from the coding sequence TTGAATAAATTACATAAAGATAGTGAAATAGAAGAGTTAATAAAAAGCAATAGCATGTCAGTAATATACTTTACTGGAAGTGATTGTGGCGCTTGTGAAGTTATTAAAATCAAGATTGAAGATATTTTGAAAAGGTTTCCTAAGATAAAAAGTGGAGAGATAAATACACAAAAGCATTTAGATCTAGCAGCAAAATATAATATATTTTCTGTTCCAGTATTTATACTTTTTATAGAAGGAAAAGAAAGCATAAGAGTGGGAAGAAATATAAATTTATTAGAACTAGAATTAAATATAAAAAGATATTATGATATGATATTTTAA
- a CDS encoding alpha/beta-type small acid-soluble spore protein: MYMNNSGRNRTLVPEAKEGLNRLKTEVASEIGLQNYEGADKGNLSSRQNGSVGGEMVKRMVQNYEQGL; encoded by the coding sequence ATATATATGAATAACAGTGGAAGAAATAGAACTTTAGTACCAGAAGCAAAAGAAGGATTAAACAGATTAAAAACTGAAGTGGCATCTGAAATTGGTTTACAAAACTATGAAGGTGCAGATAAAGGAAATCTTTCTTCAAGACAAAACGGAAGCGTTGGTGGAGAAATGGTAAAAAGAATGGTACAAAATTACGAACAAGGACTATAA